The genomic DNA ACAGtatgcacacagatgcacacgacacacaaaacaaacacacaataacaatataCTCATGCTCACATGCTTACAGATAGAGGCACGCACACATGCaagtccaaacacacacacacacacacacacacacacacacacgcatgcagatGAAGGCCCTCATTATAGCACATgcagctacacaaacacacacacacacacacacgcacagagaaGTTCCCATGCATTAGGAGCCACACCGTCAGGCCCCTCTCCCCCATCTAATGTGTCCCTTTACTTCAACACATTCAACCATCCAATAAATGACTCTAACCCAGGCTGCTGCCGCCAGAGGAGTCCAGGTGCAGCAGGGCGCTCTCACTCTCCTCCCCGGGAACGGAGCTCTCCGGCTCGGCTGTACGCACCGGGGATGGCCCCTGGCTCTGCCGCGACGGCGGGTCCTCCTCAAACACCAACTTAAACTCGAACTCGCCCTCCTCCCAGCCCGAGCCCGGCGCGGCCCCCATCGCCCTCCGGCAGCGAGGACAGGATACAGATAGACTGATACAATCTTATCTCCCTGCGTCGGATACAGCGACTTTAACCTTCCTTGGTGCGCCTCGAAAAAGAGAGTTTCCCGGAGATATTCCCCAAAACTTTTGTCCTTCTCCTATGTGCGTGTCATTGCGCAAATATCCCTCCTCTTGGAAGGTTTGGATGTAACTTCGGCAACTTTTCCACGCCGTTTCCACACGATGAGGACTTCTTCTTGCTCGGATATTTGCAGCTTTTTCAGCCTTGATGCCTTGCGGTCCAAATCAAATCTTCGCTCAGGATATCTCAAAGTCTTCTCCGAAACATATCTCCCAGATACAGTCCGGCCTTTCATTCTACTTCCATCGCCATCCCcataacttcttcttcttctgcttctccgctcaagacacacagaggagggaaaaaaagtttatcAAATATTTTTGTCGTCCTTTACCCTTAATTGCCTTTGGGTGGGTTTCCCAGCTCCAGTTGGTCCGTTACTCATTCCCCATAGGACCTTGTGCCTGTCAGTCATGAATCCCCCCtgcccaaccccccccccccccccccccttccccacTCACTCTGGAGGTTTCTCTTTTACTCAAACTCTCTTCACATTTACTTaatacaccaacacacactgcaaacatgtCTTTTCTTTACAACTTACATCTTCTTTTGCATCATCCTGACATCTTGTTCCTGGTGTTTGTCCCACTAGAATGAAGTTTATCTCCATATCATACCTCAGCACCAATAactttttcacacatttaaacCCAAAACAATATGATTATTATTCCAATCATGAGCAGGACTCATGGCAAGCGGCTCGCTGTCTCCGAAAACCTGCCATTGAAGGCCGGCTGCACGGCCACCAGGGCTGCGATGTTAGTGATGTCAGTTAGTGAACATAACAGGGCCTATTTCCTGTGGCCATGAACACGACAGCCCCCCTTTTTTGGCTGTcactcttccctctcctccccctttcttcttttttttttttaaaccccactcctcctcctcctctctcttctccccacCAACTCCTCCTtgtccctccttctctccagtcttccctccctccccttcctctccaccaAAGATCTGTTTCTCATTATCCTCTGTagtctgctctctgtctgagtCAGGAGACgaaaaacttaaataaacacactctctctggctctctcagTCCAGctccttaacccccccccccttctcccctctgtcctccttcctcgtcctcctccgATTCTCACAATCATTAGGCGTATATGTTATACTGGCGTGTAACTGGGGGTTTGTTTCACTCTCCCTGTCATCCTCTTGGGGTTGCGTGGGCAGGCCTTGGATCCTGGACTGATCTCAAGATGTTGCAGTCTCGTcggggagagaaaaaagtgcAACACCAGCAGGGCCGACGCAAGACTTTTTAGGGCCCAAGGCAGGATCTGATAATGAATACCCGATACCAAATCCCCATATGGCACTATTATCCACCataatgtatacatttatatacactACTAAACGTGAGGGGTAAAACATGAATCCGAAGAGAGttcaatttgttttcagtttgtctggGGGCCCCCATGGTGGCTGAGGGCTCCTATAAGTGGCTATCAATTTAGCTATTTCCTAATTAGTCTGCCAGTCTACAATGTCCTCAATAAGCCGGCGTTAAGACCCAAAACAGCAATGCAGGGGGCTGCGTTGGtgttttttaatacttttataaCTTCTATATAGCCTTTTTCtaatctttatctttatatttaactcttattatttttgtcattgcACATTATGCCCCGTCCCTTTTAGcacttcctctcacctcctcatGTCACTGCACATATCCTGAGGCTATCACAACAAGTTAcagtttgaggtacttgtacttgagtatttcttttctctgtttatacTATCGATTGATTATAAAGTTCAACTTTCCTCGTCCACACTAAAATGTTTCAGATTCTTCCACGTGTAATATGCAAGTTATTTCCGATTTAGCTGCCTTTGACTTGAGagacagtaaaaaagaaatggttTAGTTTTGTGAGTTTTTATATGTGATGGAGCAGCAGGACttccaataaataaatactgcattAACTTGTTAATAAAgctgaacttgaacttgacaaaaaaaatgtttttacatgaaggTGCTGTACTTATACACATTTTCAGAAGTTGAGACACAGAGCCTCTCTAGAGATGGAAAGTTTTGGGGGGTTGTGAAACTGTTGAATGGCTAATAAATTGTTTAAAGGACTGGTGCAATGTGATGGATGAGTGCAACACACAGGAGGAACTGCAGAGCATCAAGTTTataggaagaggaagaggaagagcaacagGAGGAGAAATGATTCCTGTGGATGTGTTGCCATCATGTGGTTAAATATCAGAACAGTTTTACTGTAACTTTCCTCAACAGTCAGCGGCGCTGTCACAGCCTGAGGACACAGATTATCAGTGAAACGGGTTTCATAACTTCCTGATAAACTGatgagtcagacagagacagactgaaattATTCATTGACTCATTGAATCAGTGGCTTAAACTGAAGTACATGTTGTGGTTGACATTATCCAGATGTACTCCAAAACATAGGATGCTTGGAGAGATTATGAAATAAATTGATAGAAAGTATTTAAACAGTAGAAGGCGATCAAAACGTTGTACTCAGATCTActattcagatcctttacttaagtaaaagtaccacacTGTAATAATACTCTGtgacaagtaaaagtcctgcattgaacatacaaagtatgtatgtataatcagaagaatgtacttaaagtattaaaagtaaaagtactcaatgcagaaaaatgtctcctgtgactctcatactattatatattatatcattagactttcattattattactcatgcattcatATAAAAGTAGGGTTTTAAtgctgtagttggttgaggCGAAGCAGATCTTtaagtgttttgtatttgactgcatctaatgattattttcattatggattaaacTGCTGATTAACTTCTCAATTAATCgatcgattgtttggtttgaAGACAAattagaaaatagtgagaaatgccgtcACGATTACCCAGAGTCGAAGTacaaagtggcatgaaaagaatttgtacttaagtacaatacttgagtaaatgtacttagtgccattccaccactgctgtatacactgtatactgtactaTATCATGACGGAGTCTTTACAAGTTCTTATCAGAGCAGTAAAATAGAAGATGAGGGTTCCTATAGAAccagatttctttcatttttaaacttgtgGTCTTCAGCGCCAACAGAGGCCAACTCAAGTGACATCGCTTGAAGCAATTAATCAGATCTCACCCAGCTTCCTCTGCAGCCTCAACAGGCTtcatacaactgttttcacatatgcagCGATACCCAAGGCctttaaacagactttgatgtgtgaaatcaGCGGGGAACTCCACTTTAAGCCTTTACTTTCACCAATTTAAACTGAAGTGTTTGTTCAGACCGTCACTGCAGTTGATTCTGGCATCAGCTGCTTGAGTTCAGCTGCCAACAGATAACTATCAGATAAAGTTGTCTATAAGTGTGCAACTGCATGAACGTGAACCTGGATGGATAAAGGTTTCATTCCCTCAGACCTTGAGTTTCAACTTCGGGGCTTCTCCTCATTTCTCCACTTCTTACCGGAAAAATTCCTGTCAGTGTCAGAGACTTGTATGAACTAGTGAGTGTGAGCTTTTATGTGTGTTACCTGTATGCGAGTTTGCGCTTGTGTGCTCAGCATCTCTGACACAGGGAGCTTGTGCAAGAATTTGAATCACGTATACTGCACTGTTACTTCAGATTACGCAACAGTTGACTCACAGAGAGTGAAAAGTGCCTCAggacacacaaatatgcattttGATATGTGACACTGGGATGTGTTTTCAGGAAGAATGCATGTTtaatcataataaaaaaaaacgccTTTATgcatacattgttattgtacagATACAGTCCACAGCATAGTCATATATGGAGATGAACATACAGTACTTAacatagagggagagagagtgagagtttTAGGGAAGGACACGCCTCTctgccgccccccccctcaccaccGCATGTTGCAGCCTGTGGGGTAGGATGTGATTCAGTTTATTATGGACTGACCGAACAGAGGCCGTCACACAagggaaacactgcaggaacCGGACAGAGCGGAGAGCAGCAGTGTGATAATTGAATCTGACGCGCATCACAAAGAGACATCAAGTCCTGGAAAGGTCAGTCACTCTTTAACGTTGGAAGGCTCTCAGCACTTTGGACTTCTTATTGATTTTACTAGATTGTTGATCAGATTTACGTCTTCCCCTCTTTCGTGTTCTTTCTTCCatctttttaataataatttactttGCTTGACTTGATTATTTACACGTAGCAGATTTATTACAAACCTATGActcatcattttaaaactttgCAAGGCAAGCTAATCCATCTTTATTGCTTTATTGGCAAACTGAGTTTCTGGCAGGAACAAGTCATTTGCGCTGTTGTGgtgattttatgattttttgAACGTTTCTCCGGTtcggttttgttgtttttgtacccAAATAATTGATCTTTGCTGTACTTTACAGCAagtatattgtattttttccacATCTGTTGGTTTCTCTTGCATATACTTCTGCAGTCCTTTCCTTAGTTTGTCATTTAAACATAAatcagagattttttttcctttttacactttgtcctttacaactgtttatttatcatCATATCAGTCATATATCCATTGCAACATCATAATTTgcagatttttgtgttttgacctGACCTGACAGATAGCATGGCCGTCTGTGGGTTGGGGCAGCTTTATGAAACTTTAGACAGTAATTCCACCTGATCCACCAGCATCAGCGTGTTTCTTAGACTCGGCCTTCTGTTGCATTCTTTCACCAATAAAGACAGTCTGACATTGATTCCTTTTGTCTACTCGTTCACTCTCGTATAAAGCCATCAGgggaaaataaacagtttgCTTTAGTGGGACCAAGGCAAGGAAATATTCTCACAAAGGGAAATGTGGCTTTGCGCTCATGTTTAACTCAGTTTCTATTCAGTGATACAACATCTTGAACTGTGTTATTGCTTAAAGGTCAACCTTCTGTGACCTCTGCACTGCATGTTGCTGGTTTCCATGTGACAGGACAGCGAGAAAGAgtccaaagaagaaaaaactaatCTAAATGAATCAAAGACCCGTGTCGAAATACGGCTCTTCTTTGACGCAGTACTGCTAATGTTTGGCGTGTTTTAGCATGCTGCCTGTGAGCTACACTGTTGGCGACAGAGTGAATATTTTAGAGGCTGCGTCAGGGTGGCAGCCATCCTCTAGTTCGGGAAACAGCTTGTGTACCATTGGTAAACAATATTTTGTAAAGTTTATCTTCAGTTACTCAGTTACCATCTTCATCTTTATGTAGGCCAGGTCAGAAATCCAATAATCAAGTCAACTATAATCTGAATAAAGTGTTGAAAGAGCCACATTGCCAGTAAAATCACCTCTTTTATAGTTTTACATGTCACCATTAACTGTTAAACAACATTTCCTTACAGAGGAAATTCTTTTTAACCGCCTGTTCCTGTTATCTTTAAAGAAGAGTGATGCAATGGCAATCCACATCACACAGACGTGTGGTGATGCGTGAAGACAGTTTTATCAAAAGTTGTACAAAAAAGTTCTTGAAGCAGATAGTTGGGGACCACGATAGCAGAGAAAGCAAAGATCCTGAGCAAATGTTTTCGTGAAGCTGCCATGTCTGAAGCTGACATCCGGTTTTAGTCTCAAACAGAAAAGTTCATAAAAACATCTGCTGACTGACAACAACACGTTGTGTGCAGCATGCTTCAGCATAGATTTGATTAGTGTTGAAAGAAGGTGTGCATCCGTTACCTCAGACAAAAGATCTCACCATCAGTGATGTAGGGATTGGATCTGGATTGGTCATGTCTACTGTCTGATGAACAGATTGCTGGCTGAGTGAAGTAAATCTGGTTTCATACACTGCAGAGATACTAAAATCACGTTTGTGCTTTTTACTcataattataaaataatgaaaaatggtCTCATAAAATTAGAGACAGTAAATCATCATTATGAGATAGTAAATCCTAATTTTGAGAGACAGATACTAAGAAGTCATGAGAAAGGCATCCACATCTTCACCTGACTCTGGATATTTAGGGAAAATCGTAGAATTCAACCAAAACTGAACTtgagtttagtttatttgtcacGGAACACgtacaaaaaacattaatctCACACAAAGTGAAGAGATGTATTGTACCAGACTGAGCTACTAGCTAATTTCCATCTGCAGTCCCTGGGCAGGTGGACACAAGCACTAATATTACCAATCAATCATAGatccaaacatacacacatatataaaaatataaacatatcaTCCCCATTTagcccccctcccctttacTTCAGTGGCAGACATATTTAACTGTGTCTCTCTTCCTCAGGATCAAAACTCCTTCTAGCATGAGCAACTTGAGTCGTTCCTCCCTGCACACCACGTCCAACGGCACGAACCCCGAGGATGACAGCGTTGTGAGCAATGACTTCTCCACGAGTTTGGGGGCCCTCATCCTCAGCTTGGTCTTCCTCCTGGGCGTCCCTGGCAACCTCTTCATCGTCTGGAGCATCATGGCACGCATCCGACGCCGCTCGGTCAccaccctcctcatcctcaacCTGGCGTGTGCCGACGGCTTCCTCATGGCCCTCACCATCTTCTTCATCGTCTACCTGGCCAAGCAGACGTGGGTCTTTGGTAACGTCATGTGCAAAGGCCTGTTCTACCTGTGCAACTCCAACATGTACGCCTCCATCTTTCTCATCACACTGATGAGCGTGCACAGGCTGGTGGCCGTGGTGTTCCCGAGGAGAGTGTCCTCCCTGGTCAGCAGGAAGATAGTGAGGAGGGTGATCATAGTCACGTGGGTGCTGGTGATGGTGATTGCCATCCCCTCACTGGTGTTTCGAGACGTGAGAGAGGACAAAGATGAGAGGAATAAAACAAGATTGGTGTGCGCGCCCAATCACACCCTGCCCCGACATGTAAGTAGACTAGGGCTGCAGCCAAAAGTACAAAAGATATCTGCACCTCTGAAGCCTTGTTAAGCCAGCATGGAGGAGAAGGTCTTCATTGAACTCCTCATCTTAACTCCTGGAGTCCATCTGCTGATGGTGATCATGAGTGTTGCTAAACTtgaaggttccctgtggagttttactGCTAGCTGGTAAACATGGAGGTCAACAGCGCAGtatttaaaatactgaaaatataaatatataaattggCTTTGccaatgttttatgaggaaggaaacaaaactttatttgtttacaagaaaactc from Enoplosus armatus isolate fEnoArm2 chromosome 14, fEnoArm2.hap1, whole genome shotgun sequence includes the following:
- the ltb4r2b gene encoding leukotriene B4 receptor 2b; this encodes MSNLSRSSLHTTSNGTNPEDDSVVSNDFSTSLGALILSLVFLLGVPGNLFIVWSIMARIRRRSVTTLLILNLACADGFLMALTIFFIVYLAKQTWVFGNVMCKGLFYLCNSNMYASIFLITLMSVHRLVAVVFPRRVSSLVSRKIVRRVIIVTWVLVMVIAIPSLVFRDVREDKDERNKTRLVCAPNHTLPRHVRFQYAFETVTGFILPYTVIIISYVLILRRLRQTKFRRKVRSEKLILAIVVMFGIFWLPYHVVNMIQVAAEWYPENSRIRETLDHITQSSRAVTSALAFISSCANPVLYTFAGKSYIRQNGFAFMARLFEGTSLDQTGTQKSRVMDKDHVGTSTADSSNSTGASTLHNGS